One Glycine max cultivar Williams 82 chromosome 4, Glycine_max_v4.0, whole genome shotgun sequence DNA segment encodes these proteins:
- the LOC100816989 gene encoding lysine histidine transporter-like 8: MPSDAKQPSRLAMWKGVMFAYTVIALCLFPLAIGGYWAYGNLIPTNGGMLGALQKYHEHDTSKFIIALTSLLVVINSLSSFQIYAMPVFDDLEFRYTSKMNRPCPRWLRIAFRGLFGCLAFFIAVALPFLRSLAGLIGGAALPITLAYPCFMWIQIKKPQRCSTNWYLNWTLGVVGMILSVLVVIGAIRGIVAQGIEIHFFNPQ; the protein is encoded by the exons ATGCCTTCGGATGCTAAGCAACCCTCACGCTTGGCCATGTGGAAAGGTGTTATGTTTGCTTACACAGTCATCGCCTTGTGTTTGTTTCCCCTTGCCATTGGAGGTTATTGGGCCTATGGAAATTTA ATACCTACCAATGGAGGGATGTTAGGTGCTTTGCAAAAATACCACGAACATGATACATCAAAATTTATCATTGCTTTGACAAGCTTGCTAGTTGTTATAAACAGCCTCAGTTCCTTCCAAATCTATGCAATGCCAGTATTTGACGATCTGGAATTCAGATACACTAGCAAGATGAACAGACCTTGCCCGAGGTGGCTACGAATAGCCTTCAGGGGTCTCTTCGGGTGCCTAGCATTTTTTATTGCTGTAGCCTTACCATTCTTACGGAGTTTGGCAGGTCTGATAGGAGGCGCTGCTCTACCAATAACCTTAGCATATCCCTGTTTCATGTGGATACAGATTAAGAAGCCACAGAGATGTAGCACAAACTGGTACTTGAACTGGACACTAGGTGTTGTTGGGATGATTCTAAGTGTACTGGTTGTCATAGGAGCCATTCGGGGCATAGTTGCTCAGGGCATAGAGATCCATTTCTTTAATCCACAGTAG
- the LOC100812901 gene encoding uncharacterized protein — protein sequence MITRSNLVEQLREYQIRSKHDWASVSFFSSTSSNITTSRVDVVLFVIWELVILAFLVFSVVSLYFKHIRLAFILVCITILLLLCMKITKQVRLARKKRRRMLLPLSM from the exons ATGATAACACGATCGAATCTGGTTGAACAGCTGCGAGAGTATCAGATTCGATCCAAGCATGACTGGGCCTCTGTCTCGTTCTTCTCCTCCACTTCTTCAAACATCACCACTTCCAG GGTGGATGTGGTGCTTTTTGTAATATGGGAACTTGTTATTTTAGCTTTCTTGGTTTTTTCTGTAGTCTCTCTGTACTTCAAGCACATCCGGCTTGCTTTTATTTTAGTCTGCATCACAATCCTATTGCTTTTATGCATGAAAATTACAAAGCAAGTAAGGCTTGCAAGGAAAAAGAGACGAAGGATGCTTCTTCCATTGTCAATGTAA
- the LOC100306672 gene encoding uncharacterized protein LOC100306672 — translation MASSSASPRPSAAAEHSRKILGFMAHAKQRKDSFIQFFAMTGILLLSMRSLSQKYKIHGLQEDIHALRVDHGSLTDRINNIKNDLLREASQDSTGLFASRLRHLFAEQH, via the coding sequence ATGGCTTCTTCTTCAGCTTCTCCTCGACCGAGCGCCGCCGCGGAACATTCGAGGAAGATATTAGGGTTTATGGCGCACGCGAAGCAACGGAAGGACAGCTTCATCCAATTCTTCGCCATGACGGGTATCCTTCTATTGAGCATGCGATCTTTGAGTCAGAAGTACAAAATCCATGGCCTCCAAGAAGACATCCACGCCCTCAGGGTCGACCACGGTTCTCTCACCGACCGCATCAACAACATCAAGAACGACCTCCTTCGAGAAGCTTCTCAAGATTCCACCGGCCTCTTCGCTTCTCGCCTTCGCCACCTCTTTGCAGAACAACACTGA
- the LOC100815570 gene encoding L-ascorbate oxidase homolog, translated as MPLKLAGGATVGSLLLCVAISLFHIAGAEDPYRFFNWNVTYGDIYPLGVRQTGILINGQFPGPDIHSVTNDNLIINVFNSLDEPFLLSWNGIQQRRNSFEDGVFGTTCPIPPGKNFTYILQVKDQIGSFYYFPSLAFHKAAGGFGGIRILSRPRIPVPFPDPAGDYTVLIGDWYKSNHTTLKARLDRGKKLPFPDGILINGRGPNGVSLNVEQGKTYRLRISNVGLQHSLNFRIQNHKMKLVEVEGTHTLQTTYSSLDVHVGQSYSVLVTADQPAQDYYIVFSSRFSYKVLTTTGVLRYSNSAGPVSGPPPGGPTIQIDWSLNQARSIRTNLTASGPRPNPQGSYHYGMINTTKTIILASSAGQVNGKQRYAINSVSYVAPDTPLKLADYFKISGVFRPGSISDRPTGGGIYLDTSVLQADYRTFVEIVFQNNEKIVQSYHLDGYSFFVVGMDGGQWTPASRNQYNLRDAVARCTTQVYPFSWTAIYIALDNVGMWNLRSEFWARQYLGQQLYLRVYTASTSIRDEFPVPKNAILCGRASGRHTRPL; from the exons atgCCGCTCAAGTTGGCGGGAGGAGCCACTGTCGGTTCCCTTCTCCTATGTGTTGCTATTTCTCTCTTTCACATCGCTGGGGCCGAAGATCCCTACAGGTTCTTCAACTGGAATGTTACTTATGGTGACATTTACCCTCTTGGTGTTCGCCAAACG GGAATATTGATCAACGGGCAATTCCCAGGTCCAGATATTCATTCTGTTACCAACGACAACCTCATCATCAATGTCTTCAACAGCTTGGATGAGCCCTTTCTTCTCTCTTG GAATGGGATCCAGCAGAGAAGGAACTCATTCGAAGATGGTGTTTTTGGAACAACGTGCCCCATCCCACCAGGGAAGAATTTTACTTACATCCTTCaagtcaaagatcaaattggGAGTTTTTACTATTTCCCATCCCTTGCATTCCACAAAGCCGCTGGCGGTTTTGGAGGCATTAGGATTCTCAGCAGACCAAGAATTCCCGTCCCATTCCCTGATCCAGCTGGTGATTACACTGTCCTCATTGGAGATTGGTACAAGTCCAACCACACG ACTTTGAAAGCCCGTCTTGATAGGGGCAAGAAGCTGCCTTTTCCCGATGGAATACTTATCAATGGTCGCGGACCTAATGGAGTGTCTTTAAACGTTGAACAAG GAAAGACTTATAGGCTTAGAATATCAAATGTGGGGCTGCAACACTCCCTTAACTTTAGAATCCAAAACCACAAAATGAAGCTGGTAGAAGTGGAAGGAACGCACACCCTTCAGACAACGTACTCCTCTCTTGATGTTCATGTAGGCCAATCTTATTCAGTGCTGGTAACTGCGGATCAACCTGCTCAGGATTATTATATTGTGTTTTCCTCACGATTCTCCTACAAGGTCCTCACCACCACTGGAGTGCTTCGCTATAGCAACTCCGCAGGCCCGGTATCAGGCCCACCCCCTGGTGGACCTACAATCCAAATTGACTGGTCTTTGAACCAGGCCCGCTCCATTAG GACAAACCTTACAGCAAGTGGACCGAGGCCAAACCCGCAAGGATCGTACCATTACGGTATGATAAACACGACAAAGACGATCATATTGGCGAGTTCGGCTGGTCAAGTAAATGGGAAGCAAAGATACGCAATTAACAGCGTGTCTTATGTTGCCCCAGACACCCCTCTTAAGCTCGCCGATTACTTCAAAATCTCCGGTGTTTTCCGCCCCGGAAGCATATCTGACAGACCCACTGGTGGCGGCATTTACCTTGACACTTCTGTGTTACAAGCTGACTACAGAACTTTTGTTGAGATTGTCTTCCAAAACAACGAGAAAATCGTTCAGAGCTACCATCTTGATGGCTACTCTTTCTTTGTCGTTGG TATGGACGGGGGACAGTGGACACCTGCTAGCAGGAACCAGTACAATCTCCGAGATGCAGTTGCACGTTGCACCACACAG GTATACCCCTTTTCATGGACTGCTATTTATATTGCCCTTGACAATGTGGGAATGTGGAACTTGAGGTCTGAGTTTTGGGCACGACAATACCTTGGGCAACAGTTATATTTACGCGTTTATACAGCATCAACCTCAATCAGAGACGAGTTCCCTGTTCCAAAGAATGCAATTCTTTGTGGTAGGGCTAGTGGGAGACACACGCGACCCCTTTGA
- the LOC100819304 gene encoding enoyl-CoA hydratase 2, peroxisomal isoform X1, with translation MASASEFDPALALSHKFPDTTYSYTERDAALYALGVGVCLSDAVDGVELKYVYHENGQGSIKVLPTFATLLVLRSGASGYNLPGLEYDPRLLLHGQQYIELYKPLPSSCHIHNIVSLAGLHDKGKAAILEIETKSYEKESGDLLCMNRTTVFLRGAGGFSKSSKPFSYTNYPMNQNPAVKIPESKPFSVFEDRTQPSQALLYRLSGDYNPLHSDPMVAKVAGSWGVLRFSQPILHGLCTLGFAVRAIIKCICRGDPDLIKSVAGRFLLHVYPGETLVTEMWLEGSRVIYRTKVKERKRTVLSGYVGLRGLTSSL, from the exons ATGGCGAGTGCATCAGAGTTCGACCCAGCGCTTGCGCTTTCTCACAAATTCCCTGAT ACTACGTACTCTTATACCGAAAG GGATGCAGCACTTTATGCCCTAGGCGTTGGGGTGTGTTTGTCAGACGCTGTTGACGGTGTTGAGCTTAAATATGTCTACCATGAAAATGGTCAGGGGTCTATCAAG GTCTTGCCTACGTTTGCTACTCTACTTGTACTTAGATCTGGGGCGAGTGGTTATAATCTCCCAGGTTTGGA ATATGATCCACGCCTTCTACTTCATGGACAACAGTACATAGAATTATACAAACCACTTCCTTCAAGCTGtcat ATACACAATATAGTAAGCCTTGCCGGATTACATGATAAAG gTAAAGCAGCAATTTTGGAGATTGAAACAAAAAGCTACGAGAAAGAATCTGGTGATTTATTGTGCATGAACAG GACAACTGTCTTTCTCCGTGGTGCTGGTGGCTTCTCAAAATCATCTAAGCCATTTTCTTATACAAATTACCCTATGAATCAGAATCCAGCTGTGAAAATTCCTGAAAGTAAACCTTTTTCAGTGTTTGAGGATCGTACCCAACCATCTCAG GCATTGCTCTATAGGCTATCTGGTGATTACAATCCTCTGCATTCAGATCCCATGGTTGCAAAGGTTGCTGG AAGTTGGGGTGTGCTAAG ATTCTCGCAGCCAATATTGCATGGTCTGTGCACATTAGGATTTGCAGTTAGGGCAATCATCAAATGCATATGCAGAGGAGATCCAGACTTGATAAAAAGCGTAGCGGGCAGATTTCTTCTACATGTCTACCCCGGTGAAACTCTAGTTACTGAGATGTGGCTTGAAGGCTCAAG GGTAATATATCGGACTAAGGTGAAAGAGCGAAAGCGGACAGTTCTTTCTGGCTACGTTGGTCTGCGTGGTTTGACTTCGTCACTGTGA
- the LOC100819304 gene encoding enoyl-CoA hydratase 2, peroxisomal isoform X3 yields MASASEFDPALALSHKFPDTTYSYTERDAALYALGVGVCLSDAVDGVELKYVYHENGQGSIKVLPTFATLLVLRSGASGYNLPGLEYDPRLLLHGQQYIELYKPLPSSCHIHNIVSLAGLHDKGKAAILEIETKSYEKESGDLLCMNRTTVFLRGAGGFSKSSKPFSYTNYPMNQNPAVKIPESKPFSVFEDRTQPSQALLYRLSGDYNPLHSDPMVAKVAGFSQPILHGLCTLGFAVRAIIKCICRGDPDLIKSVAGRFLLHVYPGETLVTEMWLEGSRVIYRTKVKERKRTVLSGYVGLRGLTSSL; encoded by the exons ATGGCGAGTGCATCAGAGTTCGACCCAGCGCTTGCGCTTTCTCACAAATTCCCTGAT ACTACGTACTCTTATACCGAAAG GGATGCAGCACTTTATGCCCTAGGCGTTGGGGTGTGTTTGTCAGACGCTGTTGACGGTGTTGAGCTTAAATATGTCTACCATGAAAATGGTCAGGGGTCTATCAAG GTCTTGCCTACGTTTGCTACTCTACTTGTACTTAGATCTGGGGCGAGTGGTTATAATCTCCCAGGTTTGGA ATATGATCCACGCCTTCTACTTCATGGACAACAGTACATAGAATTATACAAACCACTTCCTTCAAGCTGtcat ATACACAATATAGTAAGCCTTGCCGGATTACATGATAAAG gTAAAGCAGCAATTTTGGAGATTGAAACAAAAAGCTACGAGAAAGAATCTGGTGATTTATTGTGCATGAACAG GACAACTGTCTTTCTCCGTGGTGCTGGTGGCTTCTCAAAATCATCTAAGCCATTTTCTTATACAAATTACCCTATGAATCAGAATCCAGCTGTGAAAATTCCTGAAAGTAAACCTTTTTCAGTGTTTGAGGATCGTACCCAACCATCTCAG GCATTGCTCTATAGGCTATCTGGTGATTACAATCCTCTGCATTCAGATCCCATGGTTGCAAAGGTTGCTGG ATTCTCGCAGCCAATATTGCATGGTCTGTGCACATTAGGATTTGCAGTTAGGGCAATCATCAAATGCATATGCAGAGGAGATCCAGACTTGATAAAAAGCGTAGCGGGCAGATTTCTTCTACATGTCTACCCCGGTGAAACTCTAGTTACTGAGATGTGGCTTGAAGGCTCAAG GGTAATATATCGGACTAAGGTGAAAGAGCGAAAGCGGACAGTTCTTTCTGGCTACGTTGGTCTGCGTGGTTTGACTTCGTCACTGTGA
- the LOC100819304 gene encoding enoyl-CoA hydratase 2, peroxisomal isoform X2, translated as MASASEFDPALALSHKFPDTTYSYTERDAALYALGVGVCLSDAVDGVELKYVYHENGQGSIKVLPTFATLLVLRSGASGYNLPGLEYDPRLLLHGQQYIELYKPLPSSCHIHNIVSLAGLHDKGKAAILEIETKSYEKESGDLLCMNRTTVFLRGAGGFSKSSKPFSYTNYPMNQNPAVKIPESKPFSVFEDRTQPSQALLYRLSGDYNPLHSDPMVAKVAGWGVLRFSQPILHGLCTLGFAVRAIIKCICRGDPDLIKSVAGRFLLHVYPGETLVTEMWLEGSRVIYRTKVKERKRTVLSGYVGLRGLTSSL; from the exons ATGGCGAGTGCATCAGAGTTCGACCCAGCGCTTGCGCTTTCTCACAAATTCCCTGAT ACTACGTACTCTTATACCGAAAG GGATGCAGCACTTTATGCCCTAGGCGTTGGGGTGTGTTTGTCAGACGCTGTTGACGGTGTTGAGCTTAAATATGTCTACCATGAAAATGGTCAGGGGTCTATCAAG GTCTTGCCTACGTTTGCTACTCTACTTGTACTTAGATCTGGGGCGAGTGGTTATAATCTCCCAGGTTTGGA ATATGATCCACGCCTTCTACTTCATGGACAACAGTACATAGAATTATACAAACCACTTCCTTCAAGCTGtcat ATACACAATATAGTAAGCCTTGCCGGATTACATGATAAAG gTAAAGCAGCAATTTTGGAGATTGAAACAAAAAGCTACGAGAAAGAATCTGGTGATTTATTGTGCATGAACAG GACAACTGTCTTTCTCCGTGGTGCTGGTGGCTTCTCAAAATCATCTAAGCCATTTTCTTATACAAATTACCCTATGAATCAGAATCCAGCTGTGAAAATTCCTGAAAGTAAACCTTTTTCAGTGTTTGAGGATCGTACCCAACCATCTCAG GCATTGCTCTATAGGCTATCTGGTGATTACAATCCTCTGCATTCAGATCCCATGGTTGCAAAGGTTGCTGG TTGGGGTGTGCTAAG ATTCTCGCAGCCAATATTGCATGGTCTGTGCACATTAGGATTTGCAGTTAGGGCAATCATCAAATGCATATGCAGAGGAGATCCAGACTTGATAAAAAGCGTAGCGGGCAGATTTCTTCTACATGTCTACCCCGGTGAAACTCTAGTTACTGAGATGTGGCTTGAAGGCTCAAG GGTAATATATCGGACTAAGGTGAAAGAGCGAAAGCGGACAGTTCTTTCTGGCTACGTTGGTCTGCGTGGTTTGACTTCGTCACTGTGA
- the LOC100776544 gene encoding prolyl endopeptidase, whose amino-acid sequence MASLCALNYPPARRDDSVVEDYHGVKIADPYRWLEDPDAEEVKEFVAKQVQLTDSVLQKCETRGKLRETITKLFDHPRYDAPFRRANKYFYFHNTGLQPQNILYVQESLEGEAEALLDPNTFSEDGTVSLSTLSVSEDAKYLAYALSSSGSDWTTIKVMRIEDRNVEPDTLSWVKFSSISWTHDGKGFFYSRYPAPKDGEVVDAGTETNANLHHQLYYHFLGTDQSEDILCWRDPENPKYTFGGSVTDDGKYILLHIAEGCDPVNKLYYCDLSKLPNALEGFRNGNSLLPFAKLIDNFDAQYEAIANDDTVFTFLTNKDAPKYKIVRVDLKEPTAWADVLQESEKDVLESACAVNGNQLIVSYLSDVKYLLQVRDLKTGSLLHQLPIEIGSVSEISARREDSVVFIGFTSFLTPGIIYQCNLGTEIPDMKIFREIVVPGFDRSEFHVKQDFVTSKDGTKIPMFIVAKKDITLDGSHPCLLYGYGGFNINITPYFSVSRIVLTRHLGVVFSIANIRGGGEYGEEWHKAGSLARKQNCFDDFISAAEYLVSTGYTQPKKLCIEGGSNGGLLVGACINQRPDLFGCALAHVGVMDMLRFHKFTIGHAWTSDYGCSDKEEEFHWLIKYSPLHNVRRPWEQHHDQSFQYPSTMLLTADHDDRVVPLHTLKLLATMQYVLCTSLEKSPQTNAIIGRIDCKSGHGAGRPTQKMIDEAADRYGFMAKVLEVHWIE is encoded by the exons ATGGCTTCGCTTTGTGCCCTAAACTATCCTCCTGCTCGCAGAGACGATTCAGTCGTCGAAGATTACCATGGTGTCAAAATTGCCGATCCTTATCGATG gcTCGAAGATCCTGATGCGGAAGAAGTGAAAGAGTTCGTAGCGAAACAGGTTCAGCTGACGGATTCGGTTCTTCAAAAATGCGAAACGAGAGGGAAGCTTAGGGAAACGATAACGAAGCTATTTGACCATCCTCGTTACGACGCTCCGTTTAGGCGAGCCAATAAGTACTTTTACTTCCATAACACTGGCCTTCAGCCGCAAAACATTCTATATGTGCAG gAGAGTTTGGAGGGAGAGGCAGAGGCTTTGCTCGATCCCAATACCTTCAGTGAAGACGGAACCGTTTCCCTGAGCACACTTTCGGTGAGCGAAGATGCCAAGTACTTGGCTTATGCGCTTAGTTCAAGTGGTAGCGATTGGACTACTATAAAAGTAATGCGGATTGAGGACCGGAATGTTGAGCCTGATACCTTATCGTGG GTCAAGTTTTCCTCAATTAGTTGGACGCACGATGGCAAAGGTTTCTTTTATAGCCGCTATCCAGCACCCAA AGATGGAGAAGTAGTAGATGCTGGTACTGAAACAAATGCTAACCTTCATCATCAGCTCTATTATCATTTTCTGGGTACAGATCAATCGGAAGATATTTTGTGCTGGAGAGATCCTGAAAATCCTAAATATACGTTTGGAGGAAGTGTAACTGATGATGGCAAG TACATCCTTCTCCATATTGCAGAAGGGTGTGATCCAGTTAACAAACTTTACTACTGCGACTTGTCCAAACTTCCTAATGCGCTGGAAGGCTTTCGGAATGGAAATTCTCTCCTCCCATTTGCCAAACTTATTGATAACTTTGATGCACAGTATGAAGCCATTGCCAATGATGACACCGTGTTtacatttttaactaataaagatgctccaaaatataaaatagtccGAGTAGATTTGAAAGAACCAACTGCTTGGGCTGATGTTCTCCAAGAGTCTGAAAAAGATGTACTGGAGTCAGCATGTGCTGTAAATGGCAACCAACTGATAGTAAGTTACTTGAGTGATGTGAAGTATCTTCTACAAGTAAGAGACTTAAAAACAGGATCCTTGCTGCATCAATTACCAATTGAGATTGGCAGTGTTTCTGAAATTTCTGCACGACGTGAAGATAGTGTGGTTTTCATTGGCTTTACAAGCTTCTTAACTCCCGGTATCATCTACCAGTGCAACCTAGGAACAGAGATTCCTGATATGAAGATATTTCGTGAAATTGTTGTCCCTGGGTTTGATCGGTCTGAATTTCATGTTAaacag GATTTCGTGACTAGTAAAGATGGTACCAAGATCCCAATGTTCATTGTTGCCAAAAAGGATATTACTTTGGATGGTTCACACCCATGTTTGTTATATGGATATGGTGGTTTTAACATCAATATTACGCCATATTTCAGTGTCAGTCGCATTGTACTCACAAGACATTTAGGTGTTGTTTTCAGCATAGCAAATATTCGTGGTGGTGGAGAATATGGGGAGGAATGGCATAAAGCAGGCTCCCTTGCAAGAAAGCAGAATTGCTTTGATGACTTCATTTCTGCTGCTGAATACCTTGTATCTACTGGTTACACTCAACCCAAAAAGTTATGCATCGAAGGTGGAAGCAATGGTGGACTTCTTGTTGGTGCTTGTATAAATCAG AGACCTGATTTATTTGGCTGTGCTCTGGCTCATGTTGGTGTTATGGACATGCTACGGTTCCACAAATTTACCATAG GTCATGCTTGGACCTCTGATTATGGTTGTTCAGACAAGGAGGAAGAGTTTCATTGGCTAATCAA ATACTCACCATTACATAATGTCCGGAGACCGTGGGAACAGCATCATGATCAGTCATTTCAGTATCCATCAACCATGCTGTTGACAGCTGATCATGATGATCGTGTTGTGCCACTGCACACATTGAAGCTATTAGCG ACCATGCAATATGTCCTCTGTACGAGCTTGGAAAAAAGTCCCCAGACAAACGCTATAATTGGTCGCATTGACTGCAAGTCTGGTCATGGAGCTGGTCGTCCAACACAGAAAATG ATCGATGAAGCTGCTGACCGGTACGGTTTTATGGCTAAAGTGTTGGAAGTGCATTGGATTGAATAG